A part of Terriglobia bacterium genomic DNA contains:
- a CDS encoding endo-1,4-beta-xylanase, whose product MNRLSAMILSAGWAALACAATGAENGAKGLLPADSITLFRLSAGAGEFAKMSTAEVKGQPFSKTLRIEVTKKPQRSQDVQIAVPVDAAMAGGDVLMVSFWMRSGTAGEATLDAGFRTTPGATPAPRAGGTPGAPVPPGAVPPGAAGVPRGATGALGAPGARGRGMFPGMSGFSAPALAGTVWKKVQFPFALIRAYNKGEAEVYFTLGFREQTVEIGGIALANYGTSKKVADLPFTKLGYAGSEPGAAWRKAAEARIEKIRKGDLTVVVKDQAGKPVRGAEVAVRMRKHAFLFGTAVNATAFSSQRMTAENLARYKQEIVQLFNFSVMENETKWPQWANVASRPATVAVIDWLRENGVQVRGHCLVWPSWNNANVKAAQDARNDPAALAKVIIDHITETTTELRERLVDWDVINETFTNHDFMDILGRHAMVDWFKAARDGDPKAKLYINDVNILEGEDQAHQDDYAATIQYLIDQGAPMDGIGLQSHFPARVTPMDELMKRLDRYAAFGKELEITEFDINTSDEATQADYTRDFMTATFSHPLVKAFVMWGFWEGAHWRPSGAMLRRDWSVKPNGQVYKDLVFKRWWTNASGKTGGQGTFATRGFLGDYEIEVKAGGKTKTVRATLSKGGARIECVLD is encoded by the coding sequence ATGAACCGACTGTCAGCGATGATTCTAAGCGCCGGATGGGCGGCCCTGGCTTGCGCGGCGACCGGCGCCGAAAACGGAGCTAAAGGCCTGCTGCCGGCGGATTCTATCACCCTATTCCGGCTCAGCGCCGGCGCGGGCGAATTCGCGAAGATGTCGACTGCAGAGGTAAAAGGCCAGCCGTTTTCGAAAACGCTGCGCATCGAAGTGACGAAGAAGCCGCAGCGATCTCAGGACGTGCAGATCGCCGTTCCCGTGGATGCTGCCATGGCCGGCGGTGACGTCCTGATGGTTTCGTTCTGGATGCGCTCCGGCACGGCGGGGGAAGCCACGCTCGATGCGGGATTCCGCACCACGCCGGGAGCAACTCCGGCTCCGAGGGCAGGAGGGACGCCTGGAGCGCCGGTGCCCCCGGGGGCAGTACCGCCAGGGGCAGCTGGAGTGCCACGGGGCGCGACTGGAGCGCTGGGAGCACCGGGAGCCAGAGGCAGAGGGATGTTCCCGGGCATGTCGGGCTTCAGCGCGCCTGCCCTGGCTGGAACCGTGTGGAAAAAGGTGCAGTTCCCCTTTGCGCTGATACGGGCCTACAACAAGGGGGAAGCCGAAGTGTACTTCACCCTTGGATTCCGCGAACAGACCGTGGAGATCGGCGGCATCGCGTTGGCGAATTACGGGACCAGCAAAAAGGTGGCCGACCTGCCGTTCACCAAGCTTGGATACGCCGGCAGCGAGCCCGGCGCCGCCTGGCGCAAAGCCGCGGAGGCGCGCATCGAGAAGATCCGGAAGGGCGATCTCACCGTGGTGGTGAAGGACCAGGCGGGCAAACCGGTCCGCGGGGCCGAAGTAGCGGTTCGGATGCGCAAGCACGCGTTCCTTTTCGGCACGGCGGTCAACGCGACCGCGTTTTCCAGCCAGCGCATGACCGCGGAGAACTTGGCCAGATATAAGCAGGAGATCGTGCAGCTATTCAACTTCTCGGTGATGGAGAACGAAACCAAGTGGCCGCAGTGGGCCAACGTGGCGTCCCGCCCGGCTACGGTGGCGGTGATAGACTGGCTGCGCGAGAACGGAGTGCAGGTTCGCGGCCACTGCCTGGTGTGGCCCTCCTGGAACAACGCAAACGTGAAAGCCGCGCAGGATGCCAGAAACGACCCCGCCGCGCTGGCCAAGGTCATCATCGACCACATCACCGAGACCACCACCGAGTTGCGCGAACGCCTGGTGGATTGGGACGTAATCAACGAGACGTTCACGAATCACGACTTCATGGACATTCTGGGCCGGCACGCGATGGTGGACTGGTTCAAAGCGGCTCGAGACGGCGATCCGAAAGCAAAACTGTACATCAACGACGTCAACATCCTGGAAGGCGAGGACCAGGCACACCAGGACGACTACGCTGCCACCATCCAGTACCTGATCGACCAGGGAGCGCCGATGGACGGAATCGGATTGCAGAGCCACTTCCCGGCGCGAGTCACGCCGATGGATGAGCTGATGAAGCGGCTCGACCGTTATGCGGCGTTCGGGAAGGAACTGGAGATCACTGAATTTGATATCAACACGTCCGACGAGGCTACGCAGGCGGATTACACGCGCGACTTCATGACCGCCACCTTCAGCCATCCTTTGGTGAAGGCGTTTGTCATGTGGGGCTTCTGGGAGGGCGCCCATTGGAGACCGAGTGGCGCCATGCTGCGGCGCGACTGGTCAGTCAAGCCGAACGGCCAAGTATACAAAGATCTCGTATTTAAGCGGTGGTGGACAAATGCCAGCGGCAAGACCGGCGGGCAGGGAACTTTCGCGACGCGCGGTTTCCTGGGCGATTACGAGATCGAAGTGAAAGCCGGCGGCAAGACCAAAACAGTGCGCGCGACTCTGTCTAAAGGCGGCGCGAGGATCGAGTGCGTGCTCGATTAG
- a CDS encoding DUF3795 domain-containing protein: protein MAVTSGSSDCIARIAYGIGMKKANTSSSQRPEKKFPTIGVCGLDCGLCPRHYTVGSSRCPGCAGPGFFDKHPSCSFITCCVKRKSFEVCAECPDFPCSKFKSEEEYRQVKESSSYPSCARLLPNAKFIREHGIHEFMEQQKKRMAMLETMIERFDDGRSKSFYCRAAALLDVTSLGGALAEADRKIQTDRVKQDDWKTKAKILRTILGPSRSCDTRSTRARRSRAPEGRI from the coding sequence ATGGCGGTAACTTCAGGTTCTTCTGATTGCATTGCGCGAATCGCCTATGGTATCGGTATGAAGAAAGCAAATACCAGTTCAAGCCAACGCCCGGAAAAAAAATTTCCGACAATCGGAGTATGCGGGCTTGATTGCGGTTTGTGCCCACGGCATTACACCGTCGGGTCATCGAGATGCCCCGGATGTGCCGGCCCCGGTTTCTTTGACAAGCACCCTTCCTGTTCCTTTATAACCTGTTGCGTCAAGAGAAAGAGCTTTGAAGTATGCGCCGAATGCCCGGATTTCCCCTGTTCAAAATTCAAAAGCGAGGAAGAATACAGGCAAGTGAAAGAATCTTCATCCTACCCGTCATGTGCAAGATTATTGCCGAACGCGAAATTCATAAGGGAACATGGTATCCATGAATTCATGGAACAGCAGAAGAAGCGGATGGCAATGCTTGAGACCATGATAGAGAGATTTGACGATGGCAGATCAAAGAGCTTCTATTGCAGGGCGGCGGCCTTGCTTGACGTGACGAGTTTAGGAGGCGCATTAGCTGAAGCGGATCGGAAAATACAAACAGATAGAGTCAAACAAGACGATTGGAAGACGAAGGCGAAAATCCTCAGAACAATCCTTGGACCATCACGCTCCTGCGACACTCGGAGCACCAGAGCCCGGCGAAGCCGTGCTCCGGAAGGCCGCATTTGA
- a CDS encoding alpha-N-arabinofuranosidase produces the protein MPSKNVACIILLAVALLSLSAGGAATGDPGVAILQVDTDRVMGNIEEAIYGHFLEHINHSVVDGLFAEQIQGCGFEGKDFETYWKPFADHGAVQLAEVKFENGERSARIEVNDGTAGIRQGRIYVQAGYEYNGSVWIKPVQGAVKTAFRVKGSDGKLVAEVPLATSGSAWQEVRYGFSCKRTDGQATVEIAAAGTGAILLDFISMMRADLRKNGMLRSDLVEALRGLKPPFIRWPGGSFASIYNWKDGIGPHVSRKYHPNTIWGGYSDYYGFGTDEFLELCRQLNTEPLIVFAATSIDPEMVQDAMDWVHYLNDPPATEWGKKRAANGHAEPYKVKYFQIDNEPMNHSLTPEQYAEIVNVYGSRLRKIAPEAKIFACGQKRSNDMGWSEKIIDLAGDNFDILGCHNYEYENEKFQTGLLRIQEYLVKLRDYIRASKHPQIKLAVLEWSLCRTYDWRSGLHTAGSLMLYERLSPGLAMSCPALLLRNTTDDPLWRAFIYHDHMTWFPGSGYVVEKLFREHYAPKHFASTSGTFRDIPNRKAFFDDIAQMKPEDWRPGTFDAIAAGSADGKRIVIKAVNYEGNRNTLLARLQGSAVPANAEVVIYTVMAGLMDAPSLENPDRIKAVQNMIPYARDLTVDLPPYTVAVIEIVAK, from the coding sequence ATGCCATCCAAAAACGTGGCTTGTATTATTCTCCTTGCTGTCGCGCTGCTGTCTTTGAGTGCAGGAGGTGCGGCGACGGGGGATCCGGGAGTGGCCATTCTCCAGGTGGACACCGACCGCGTGATGGGAAACATCGAGGAAGCCATCTACGGCCACTTCCTCGAACATATCAACCACTCCGTGGTCGACGGGCTGTTCGCCGAACAAATTCAGGGCTGCGGGTTCGAGGGGAAGGATTTCGAGACTTATTGGAAACCGTTCGCAGATCACGGCGCCGTTCAGCTCGCGGAGGTGAAGTTTGAAAACGGCGAAAGGAGCGCGCGCATCGAAGTCAACGACGGCACGGCCGGAATTCGGCAGGGCCGCATCTATGTGCAGGCCGGATACGAGTACAACGGGTCCGTCTGGATCAAACCCGTACAGGGCGCGGTGAAAACTGCCTTCCGGGTGAAAGGCTCCGATGGCAAGCTCGTGGCGGAAGTGCCGCTGGCGACGTCCGGCTCGGCCTGGCAAGAAGTCCGCTACGGGTTCTCCTGCAAGAGAACCGACGGACAGGCAACGGTTGAAATCGCCGCTGCCGGCACCGGGGCCATTCTGTTGGACTTCATATCGATGATGCGGGCCGACCTGCGGAAGAACGGCATGCTACGTTCCGATCTGGTCGAAGCCCTTCGCGGCCTGAAGCCTCCCTTCATCCGCTGGCCCGGCGGATCCTTCGCCTCCATCTATAACTGGAAGGACGGCATCGGTCCCCACGTCTCCCGGAAGTACCATCCCAACACGATCTGGGGCGGGTACTCCGACTACTACGGCTTCGGCACCGACGAATTCCTGGAACTCTGCCGGCAGCTCAACACCGAGCCGCTGATCGTTTTCGCCGCGACGAGTATCGACCCGGAAATGGTGCAGGACGCCATGGACTGGGTGCATTACCTGAACGATCCGCCGGCGACGGAGTGGGGCAAAAAGCGAGCGGCCAATGGGCACGCCGAACCCTACAAAGTTAAGTACTTCCAGATCGACAATGAGCCGATGAACCACAGTCTGACGCCCGAGCAGTACGCCGAGATCGTCAACGTGTATGGCAGCCGGCTGCGGAAGATTGCGCCGGAAGCGAAGATATTCGCGTGCGGGCAGAAGCGGTCGAACGACATGGGCTGGAGCGAGAAGATCATTGATCTGGCCGGCGACAATTTCGACATCCTCGGCTGTCACAACTACGAGTATGAGAACGAAAAATTTCAGACGGGGCTGCTCCGCATTCAAGAATACCTCGTCAAGCTGCGGGACTACATCCGCGCGTCGAAGCACCCGCAAATCAAATTGGCGGTCCTGGAATGGAGTCTCTGCCGGACCTACGACTGGCGGTCCGGATTGCACACCGCAGGCAGTCTGATGCTGTACGAGAGGCTCAGTCCCGGGCTGGCCATGAGCTGTCCCGCTTTGCTTCTGCGAAATACGACGGACGACCCGCTGTGGCGCGCGTTCATCTATCACGACCACATGACCTGGTTCCCCGGTTCGGGCTACGTCGTCGAGAAACTCTTCCGCGAGCACTACGCGCCGAAGCACTTTGCCTCCACATCCGGCACCTTCCGGGATATTCCGAACCGCAAGGCCTTCTTCGACGACATCGCGCAGATGAAACCGGAGGACTGGCGGCCCGGTACGTTCGATGCCATTGCCGCCGGTAGTGCCGACGGCAAGCGGATCGTCATCAAGGCGGTGAACTATGAGGGCAACCGCAATACCCTGCTCGCCCGTCTGCAGGGTTCCGCTGTCCCCGCGAACGCTGAGGTTGTGATTTACACGGTGATGGCCGGACTTATGGACGCCCCGTCGCTGGAGAATCCAGATAGAATCAAAGCCGTTCAAAATATGATCCCTTATGCGCGGGACCTGACGGTGGACCTGCCCCCCTACACCGTCGCCGTCATCGAGATCGTCGCAAAGTGA
- a CDS encoding aldo/keto reductase, with protein MKYRVLGKTGLHVSVLGYGASSLGGVFRNVDEVEGIRTVHSAIDLGINFIDVSPYYGLTKAEFVLGKALKSVPRDRYYLATKVGRYGADHFDFSARRVTASVDESLVRLNVDYVDVIQCHDIEFGSLDQVVDETLPALRKLQQQGKVRFVGITGLPLRIHRLVLERAELDTILSYCHYSLNDASLEELVPYLLEKQVGIINASPLSMGLLSNRGAPEWHPASGEIRAACARAAEFCRKRGADISRLAVQFSTSCPALATTLVGTADPENLKRNVQWLDEPMDQELYAQVFAILEPVRNQTWLSGRPENN; from the coding sequence ATGAAATACCGCGTTTTAGGGAAGACCGGGTTGCACGTTTCGGTGCTCGGTTATGGTGCGTCGTCATTAGGCGGGGTATTCCGCAATGTGGATGAAGTCGAAGGGATCCGCACCGTACACAGCGCCATCGACCTGGGCATCAACTTTATCGATGTGTCGCCGTATTACGGTTTGACCAAGGCCGAATTCGTGCTCGGCAAGGCGTTAAAAAGCGTACCCCGGGATCGCTACTACCTCGCCACCAAAGTCGGACGTTACGGTGCGGATCATTTCGATTTTTCCGCCCGCCGCGTCACCGCGAGCGTCGACGAGAGCCTGGTCCGCCTCAACGTCGATTATGTGGACGTGATCCAGTGCCACGACATCGAGTTCGGTTCGCTCGATCAGGTTGTCGATGAAACATTGCCGGCCCTCCGTAAGCTGCAGCAGCAGGGCAAGGTCCGATTTGTCGGCATCACCGGACTGCCGCTCCGCATTCACCGGCTTGTGCTCGAGCGGGCGGAGCTCGACACCATACTCTCCTACTGCCACTACAGTTTGAATGATGCTTCATTGGAGGAACTGGTCCCGTATCTCCTGGAAAAACAGGTGGGCATCATCAACGCTTCGCCGCTGAGTATGGGTCTTCTGTCCAATCGAGGGGCACCGGAATGGCATCCTGCATCCGGAGAAATCAGGGCAGCCTGTGCCCGTGCGGCTGAGTTTTGCCGCAAACGTGGAGCCGACATCTCGCGGCTCGCTGTCCAGTTCAGCACCTCCTGCCCGGCTCTGGCAACAACACTGGTCGGCACCGCCGATCCGGAAAATCTAAAAAGAAATGTTCAGTGGCTCGACGAGCCGATGGATCAGGAACTGTACGCACAAGTCTTCGCAATCCTGGAACCTGTCCGTAATCAAACATGGCTCAGCGGTCGACCGGAAAATAACTGA
- a CDS encoding sialate O-acetylesterase, whose product MKMKTGLSLLAGLLFAASAAPSLDSNFYVFLCFGQSNMEGFPGVEQQDKTVDERFQVLAAVDFPDMDRKKGNWYPAVPPLCRSNTGLCPADYFGRTLVSRLPANIKVGIVDVSVAGCKIELFDKMNYQSYASTVAPWMTNIIKIYNGNPYEHLVEMGKLAQKDGVIKGILLHQGESNPNDKDWPLKVKAIYDNLIADLNLKAEEVPLLAGELVNADQNGACAAMNSIIAELPKTIPNSYVISSQGCTSRPDRLHFNAAGYRELGTRFGLKMLSLLDYKVDDPK is encoded by the coding sequence ATGAAAATGAAAACGGGATTGTCTTTATTAGCAGGATTGCTGTTCGCAGCTTCGGCCGCTCCTTCGCTGGATTCGAATTTTTACGTCTTCCTGTGCTTTGGACAATCCAACATGGAGGGCTTTCCGGGAGTCGAGCAGCAGGACAAGACGGTGGACGAGCGGTTTCAGGTCCTGGCAGCTGTTGATTTTCCAGACATGGACAGAAAAAAGGGGAATTGGTACCCTGCGGTCCCTCCATTGTGCCGAAGCAATACCGGTCTTTGTCCCGCCGACTATTTCGGCAGGACCCTGGTGTCAAGGCTTCCGGCAAACATCAAGGTGGGCATTGTCGATGTGTCGGTGGCCGGCTGCAAGATTGAACTGTTCGACAAGATGAATTATCAGTCGTACGCCTCGACGGTCGCGCCGTGGATGACGAATATCATCAAAATCTACAACGGCAATCCCTATGAGCACCTTGTCGAAATGGGGAAGCTGGCTCAGAAAGACGGAGTCATCAAGGGAATCTTGCTGCATCAAGGGGAGTCCAACCCGAATGACAAAGACTGGCCTCTGAAAGTAAAAGCAATCTACGACAATCTGATTGCAGACCTGAATCTCAAGGCCGAGGAGGTGCCTCTGCTCGCAGGCGAACTCGTGAATGCGGATCAGAATGGCGCTTGTGCGGCGATGAATTCAATCATTGCCGAGTTGCCGAAAACCATCCCCAATTCCTATGTCATTTCTTCGCAGGGCTGCACGAGCCGTCCGGACCGTCTGCATTTCAATGCGGCGGGTTACAGGGAACTTGGGACGCGCTTCGGTTTGAAGATGCTTTCGTTGCTGGATTATAAGGTCGACGATCCCAAGTAG